Within the Stigmatopora argus isolate UIUO_Sarg chromosome 23, RoL_Sarg_1.0, whole genome shotgun sequence genome, the region cgtcagagttcaaaagaccgccgccatttttcaaaatggcggatgagccggaggctaggcgcgttggactgctgagctgctcagaattgacgatttcccgaagaaagagctgacaaacttcttccaggacaatgcagcgcgttcggtactttgtcttttggggatttcgtagccccagttctcatttcaagagtgctttttgacgggaacgtgcttcattggcgtgatgtagccccgacgtggatgctaacacaaatgtttgttagcaagttggctacatcgcgtcacctattgctctcaatgtttaaaaagaaacccttccattgtgtgtttcagtccctcaacgaggacagactgctgggaaacatcaagaatgtggccataacggacaaaaaggagcagtttgtcggcaaagtgagtctttttttaatagcttctaattcctctacccgtgtaattggattggataactttattcatcacgtattcgggaaattttgttgtcacagtaatgtttagatatcagcgaccagtgttcacggctttcctaaattaacttgtttagcatcatgatacactccaattttgaatgaagacactttaactgggttggcgttgatttttttaatagcaagatcctgtgtatgtaactcacactcacactagtgccatcaagtggaggtgtaaggaataaacagtacacttctagaatacgtatatacctttgcccttccctttcctaaaggaagacttcagggcttggaccttttgatttttaattgtggttttgacaaaacctaagcgagacattcattcaaccgtagcgcaggggtcatttttgactcgtttaaacaaccatttttcctccgtctaagagctttgtgagatgtattttatttttttggttgaatgggagtcatttgtgcatcaaaatggttaaataagcaatgacataatcatgctgtggtgttttgcagaagtttaaagccacggagatggtggaagctgtccgaATCTACAAGACCAATGAAGTCGTGTATGATGTAGGACCTGTGTTTCAGGTTACTATTATTTTAAAACGATGTTTTCTAGCCAGccaacaattgaaatgtttcaatatatagtaccttgacataatcatgctgtggtgttttccagaggtttaaagccacgaagacggtggaagctgtccaaatctacaagaccaaagaagtcgtgtatgacgtaagacctgtttttcaggttatttcatttattattttcatgtcatgtttactaaaaatactctattttgcttctcttcaaggtccacccaaatcaacgctaaagaaaggtgactttggagcgtggcacagcctttgacaccaacatcttgagggcccctatccagtatgttttccatatctcccaccacagcTGAAATGAGAGATGGgtccttctgatgttggtaaaacctaacttagtgttattgtttttttattgttggacttagtctatttttttgaccctctttctctccccagaattccatccagtgccaagaagagaATTTTCATCAATGgatggaaacaccacctcatctttatATGCTGGAAGACTTGTGAACTTCTAAATAACcccattttgtggaaaaataaaacccttgaaatatactcatgtatttttcttcatataactagcaaaggaatgcaagcaacatgtcactttatagtttttattcaaagaaatacatttgcacacttaggatcacATTGATTGTTGTAGCTGGTGTTCACCTGTAGacaaaattaaaacacttaggctaaaaaaagtttttaaattatacaagttagtatataaacaccaaaaattaaaaggaaaaaaaaaagaccattgagggtctggggtcttttttctccaagtgttttaacaaagacaaatgacactcaaatctcttttattaaaatttctgattgaaaaaaaaataagaaatcctCCTCgccttagggatcgggacatcacctataaaataagaggggggttagtaaattggaatgttttgacttggatactctACAAtatattaacctcagagcagagttcagagacgatgcatcatcttcaagtgggcaacctgggaagatcacctggtcctccagggtctggacatcaccatggacctggtgcatgcaaaaaaataaagcaaaagttatcatatacagagactggagattcaacagatgtgtttaggtggttttttttggtcattagtattaccttgataccttggcccagtctcctctcccctcaagggtgtgcatggttctggacacacgggaacagcttcatcttgattgaaccaagctatttgggaagtgcaaacaattattacaggaaagagaaatattaaagtaaatgatcaagataaagaatgaaaataagttagtgagtgctcggtgctaatttcccctggaagttatgtgatatgtgtcacgtttcatttattgttttaatttttattattattattttatttatttattttatttatgttttagtgCATATTATACACCCATGTttgacatattttattactttgcccttattttgaatttaCCCATTCTCAAGATCAACAGATCTCAATAAACTGTTGGTCTacgaaaaaaagaagaggaaaaaattcccctttccagacaaagcgattcaatatacagactgatgttaaaaattagcagaaagtcggcttaaccattttggtgtcaatgatttttgtttaaaacagaattacaaattggaaaagggcgtttagcaatcgcagtgaaaactatcattacattcaacacaccttcccctggcaaactgaccgttgatatctcggctttgtttgataaaatgaagtcttcccccacgactcaataatggagagaatacggacaaaatacttttgaagtcaaatgtcgtgaggctaatgctaagctagctagtgacatgccaaggagcccatacttcaaatgtcgacggtgtgttcgacctggcaataaactaacagatttgttggcgttttggctgaattgattcctaaaaaaatctcccggtagggtgttaaaaatgcacataggccagtaaattgctctagtctagggcttacctcgtttgggtgccagtcgttcgaccgacggcatggaatGGCTGTGCCCAAAGGGCGCGAtgctgcgcatgtgcataatttacgcATCCGGggtcaccaatgggcgtaaccacgcccataggaggtgatttgtcctcccgactcaatgaccatgtttggaagatgacgtactatagtcgccatttttgtagtcttgatgctgtaaaagagtgtgttcgttttttttatatatataaaaagccttactttgcatggtcatttttaaaaaataaaaagccttactatacatggtcattttttaaagaaaaaagccttactatacatggtcattttttacaaattaaaaagccttactatatactatgtcgtattttaagaaaaaaagccttactatactatgtcgtttttttaaaagaaaaaaagccttactatatacactatgtcgttttttaggaaaaaaaccttactatactatgtcgttttttaggaaaaaagccttactatactatgtcgttttttaagaaaaaaagccttactatactatgtcgttttttaaagaaaaaaaagccttactatataccaggggtgtcaaactcatttggcatcgtgggccacatacggcctagggagatgtcaagtgggccggacggaccattaaaattataccatgctctgctataaataacccaaatatcatgtctttcctttgttttggtgtaaacaAGCACAAGAAcactaggaaaatattgaaattgaatgaactatccttttacaaaacatttcatcaagcacctcatatttccttagacaaatgtgcaattgacttttatcattcacaaatatgcattgcaactgatcccactgattgtacaaaggcacaaaactttaattggtactgaaaaatatagtcatgcactttaagattaaatgagacttttaaagaaaggaatttttaaaccacttacacatatgcatataaaatctaaatgtaatccctgcgtgcaccttacaaactaaggagagtgatttgaaatgtgtaatgaagaaagtgttcgcctgtcctgtaaatctgtaaacttcatacatgaaacatacatacacatacaatacatactgaaaattgatggagttgctgctgttttcagtctgtctcagtgatgcgg harbors:
- the LOC144068700 gene encoding uncharacterized protein LOC144068700 isoform X4, with the protein product MLTQMFVSKLATSRHLLLSMFKKKPFHCVFQSLNEDRLLGNIKNVAITDKKEQFVGKKFKATEMVEAVRIYKTNEVVYDVGPVFQRFKATEMVEAVQIYKTKEVVYDVHPSLPNQR
- the LOC144068700 gene encoding uncharacterized protein LOC144068700 isoform X1, producing MLTQMFVSKLATSRHLLLSMFKKKPFHCVFQSLNEDRLLGNIKNVAITDKKEQFVGKKFKATEMVEAVRIYKTNEVVYDVGPVFQRFKATKTVEAVQIYKTKEVVYDVRPVFQRFKAMKTVEAVQIYKTKEVVYDVHPSLPNQR
- the LOC144068700 gene encoding uncharacterized protein LOC144068700 isoform X2; this translates as MLTQMFVSKLATSRHLLLSMFKKKPFHCVFQSLNEDRLLGNIKNVAITDKKEQFVGKKFKATEMVEAVRIYKTNEVVYDVGPVFQRFKATKTVEAVQIYKTKEVVYDVRPVFQRFKAMKTVEAVQIYKTKEVVYDVGPVSEV
- the LOC144068700 gene encoding uncharacterized protein LOC144068700 isoform X5 produces the protein MLTQMFVSKLATSRHLLLSMFKKKPFHCVFQSLNEDRLLGNIKNVAITDKKEQFVGKKFKATEMVEAVRIYKTNEVVYDVGPVFQRFKATKTVEAVQIYKTKEVVYDVHPSLPNQR
- the LOC144068700 gene encoding uncharacterized protein LOC144068700 isoform X3; this translates as MLTQMFVSKLATSRHLLLSMFKKKPFHCVFQSLNEDRLLGNIKNVAITDKKEQFVGKKFKATEMVEAVRIYKTNEVVYDVGPVFQRFKATKTVEAVQIYKTKEVVYDRFKAMKTVEAVQIYKTKEVVYDVGPVSEV